A section of the Falco peregrinus isolate bFalPer1 chromosome 3, bFalPer1.pri, whole genome shotgun sequence genome encodes:
- the NRBP2 gene encoding nuclear receptor-binding protein 2 isoform X1 translates to MAVPEPDARLAQEKEEESEEESEILEESPCGRWQKRREQVNQGNMPGIQSTFLAMDTEEGVEVVWNELLFTDKKAFKAHEEKIKTMFEQLVLVDHPNIVKLHKYWLDVKDSKARVIFITEYVSSGSLKQFLKKTKKNHKAMNARAWKRWCTQILSALSFLHSCEPPIIHGNLTSDTIFIQHNGLIKIGSVWHRVFANALPDDLRSPIRIEREELRNLHFFPPEYGQKADGTAVDIFSFGMCALEMAVLEIQTNGDTRVSEEAIVRARHSLDDPNMREFILSCLTLNPDKRPTANNLLFHRVLFEVHSLKLLAAHCFINNQYLMPENVVEEKIKELDLNMVMAEIRREGRPGAQWRYSEVSFLELDKFLEDVRNGIYPLMNFAVSRPHALPRALSQPQEDPQKAKTPTPEPFDVETRKVVQMQCNMELNEDKTQWHLTLLLILEDKLHRQLSYDLLPTDNSKDLATELVHYGFIHEDDCEKLANFLENAFHKYRSPPL, encoded by the exons GTCAATCAGGGGAACATGCCAGGCATCCAGAGCACCTTCCTTGCCATGGACACAGAGGAGGGTGTGGAGGTGGTGTGGAATGAGCTGCTCTTCACTGACAAGAAGGCCTTTAAAGCACACGAG GAGAAGATCAAGACCATGTTCGAGCAGCTGGTGCTTGTGGATCACCCCAACATCGTAAAGCTTCACAAATACTGGCTGGATGTGAAAGACTCAAAGGCACGG gTCATCTTCATCACAGAATACGTGTCCTCTGGGAGCCTGAAACAGTTcctgaagaaaaccaagaaaaaccaCAAGGCCATGAATGCCAGG GCCTGGAAGCGCTGGTGCACTCAGATCCTGTCTGCTCTCAG TTTCCTGCACTCCTGTGAGCCTCCTATCATCCATGGCAACCTTACCAGCGACACCATTTTCATCCAGCACAATGGGCTCATAAAGATTGGTTCAG TCTGGCACAGGGTGTTTGCAAATG CCCTCCCAGACGACCTGCGAAGCCCCATCAGGATTGAGAGGGAAGAGCTACGCAATTTGCATTTCTTCCCCCCGGAATACGGCC aaaaggctgATGGGACTGCTGTGGACATCTTCTCCTTTGGGATGTGTGCACTGGAG ATGGCAGTGCTGGAGATCCAGACTAATGGGGACACACGAGTCTCAGAGGAGGCAATCGTGCGGGCACGACATTCTCTGGATGATCCCAACATGCGG GAGTTCATTCTGTCATGCTTGACCCTCAACCCAGACAAGCGACCAACAGCTAACAACCTGCTCTTCCACCGGGTTCTCTTTGAGGTCCATTCCCTCAAGCTACTGGCAGCACACTGCTTCATCAACAACCAGT ATCTGATGCCAGAGAATGTGGTAGAGGAGAAGATAAAGGAACTGGACCTCAACATGGTGATGGCAGAGATCCGGAGAGAGGGTCGGCCTGGAGCGCAGTGGAG GTACTCAGAGGTCTCCTTCCTTGAACTCGACAAATTCCTAGAAGACGTCAG GAATGGGATTTATCCCCTGATGAACTTCGCTGTTTCCAGACCCCACGCCCTCCCACGTGCActctcccagccccaggaggaCCCTCAGAAAGCCAAGACTCCCACCCCAGAGCCCTTTGATGTGGAGACCAGGAAG GTGGTGCAAATGCAGTGTAACATGGAGCTGAATGAAGACAAGACCCAGTGGCAT CTTACTCTTCTGCTGATCCTGGAGGACAAATTGCATCGACAGTTGAGCTACGACTTGCTGCCCA CTGATAACTCCAAGGACTTGGCCACAGAGCTGGTGCACTATGGATTCATCCATGAG gaCGACTGTGAAAAGCTGGCTAACTTCCTGGAAAACGCTTTCCACAAATACCGGTCTCCTCCCTTGTGA
- the NRBP2 gene encoding nuclear receptor-binding protein 2 isoform X3 produces MAVPEPDARLAQEKEEESEEESEILEESPCGRWQKRREQVNQGNMPGIQSTFLAMDTEEGVEVVWNELLFTDKKAFKAHEEKIKTMFEQLVLVDHPNIVKLHKYWLDVKDSKARVIFITEYVSSGSLKQFLKKTKKNHKAMNARAWKRWCTQILSALSFLHSCEPPIIHGNLTSDTIFIQHNGLIKIGSVWHRVFANALPDDLRSPIRIEREELRNLHFFPPEYGQKADGTAVDIFSFGMCALEMAVLEIQTNGDTRVSEEAIVRARHSLDDPNMREFILSCLTLNPDKRPTANNLLFHRVLFEVHSLKLLAAHCFINNQYLMPENVVEEKIKELDLNMVMAEIRREGRPGAQWRYSEVSFLELDKFLEDVRNGIYPLMNFAVSRPHALPRALSQPQEDPQKAKTPTPEPFDVETRKVVQMQCNMELNEDKTQWHFSSCR; encoded by the exons GTCAATCAGGGGAACATGCCAGGCATCCAGAGCACCTTCCTTGCCATGGACACAGAGGAGGGTGTGGAGGTGGTGTGGAATGAGCTGCTCTTCACTGACAAGAAGGCCTTTAAAGCACACGAG GAGAAGATCAAGACCATGTTCGAGCAGCTGGTGCTTGTGGATCACCCCAACATCGTAAAGCTTCACAAATACTGGCTGGATGTGAAAGACTCAAAGGCACGG gTCATCTTCATCACAGAATACGTGTCCTCTGGGAGCCTGAAACAGTTcctgaagaaaaccaagaaaaaccaCAAGGCCATGAATGCCAGG GCCTGGAAGCGCTGGTGCACTCAGATCCTGTCTGCTCTCAG TTTCCTGCACTCCTGTGAGCCTCCTATCATCCATGGCAACCTTACCAGCGACACCATTTTCATCCAGCACAATGGGCTCATAAAGATTGGTTCAG TCTGGCACAGGGTGTTTGCAAATG CCCTCCCAGACGACCTGCGAAGCCCCATCAGGATTGAGAGGGAAGAGCTACGCAATTTGCATTTCTTCCCCCCGGAATACGGCC aaaaggctgATGGGACTGCTGTGGACATCTTCTCCTTTGGGATGTGTGCACTGGAG ATGGCAGTGCTGGAGATCCAGACTAATGGGGACACACGAGTCTCAGAGGAGGCAATCGTGCGGGCACGACATTCTCTGGATGATCCCAACATGCGG GAGTTCATTCTGTCATGCTTGACCCTCAACCCAGACAAGCGACCAACAGCTAACAACCTGCTCTTCCACCGGGTTCTCTTTGAGGTCCATTCCCTCAAGCTACTGGCAGCACACTGCTTCATCAACAACCAGT ATCTGATGCCAGAGAATGTGGTAGAGGAGAAGATAAAGGAACTGGACCTCAACATGGTGATGGCAGAGATCCGGAGAGAGGGTCGGCCTGGAGCGCAGTGGAG GTACTCAGAGGTCTCCTTCCTTGAACTCGACAAATTCCTAGAAGACGTCAG GAATGGGATTTATCCCCTGATGAACTTCGCTGTTTCCAGACCCCACGCCCTCCCACGTGCActctcccagccccaggaggaCCCTCAGAAAGCCAAGACTCCCACCCCAGAGCCCTTTGATGTGGAGACCAGGAAG GTGGTGCAAATGCAGTGTAACATGGAGCTGAATGAAGACAAGACCCAGTGGCAT TTTAGCAGTTGCAGGTGA
- the NRBP2 gene encoding nuclear receptor-binding protein 2 isoform X4, whose translation MKTSVNQGNMPGIQSTFLAMDTEEGVEVVWNELLFTDKKAFKAHEEKIKTMFEQLVLVDHPNIVKLHKYWLDVKDSKARVIFITEYVSSGSLKQFLKKTKKNHKAMNARAWKRWCTQILSALSFLHSCEPPIIHGNLTSDTIFIQHNGLIKIGSVWHRVFANALPDDLRSPIRIEREELRNLHFFPPEYGQKADGTAVDIFSFGMCALEMAVLEIQTNGDTRVSEEAIVRARHSLDDPNMREFILSCLTLNPDKRPTANNLLFHRVLFEVHSLKLLAAHCFINNQYLMPENVVEEKIKELDLNMVMAEIRREGRPGAQWRYSEVSFLELDKFLEDVRNGIYPLMNFAVSRPHALPRALSQPQEDPQKAKTPTPEPFDVETRKVVQMQCNMELNEDKTQWHLTLLLILEDKLHRQLSYDLLPTDNSKDLATELVHYGFIHEDDCEKLANFLENAFHKYRSPPL comes from the exons GTCAATCAGGGGAACATGCCAGGCATCCAGAGCACCTTCCTTGCCATGGACACAGAGGAGGGTGTGGAGGTGGTGTGGAATGAGCTGCTCTTCACTGACAAGAAGGCCTTTAAAGCACACGAG GAGAAGATCAAGACCATGTTCGAGCAGCTGGTGCTTGTGGATCACCCCAACATCGTAAAGCTTCACAAATACTGGCTGGATGTGAAAGACTCAAAGGCACGG gTCATCTTCATCACAGAATACGTGTCCTCTGGGAGCCTGAAACAGTTcctgaagaaaaccaagaaaaaccaCAAGGCCATGAATGCCAGG GCCTGGAAGCGCTGGTGCACTCAGATCCTGTCTGCTCTCAG TTTCCTGCACTCCTGTGAGCCTCCTATCATCCATGGCAACCTTACCAGCGACACCATTTTCATCCAGCACAATGGGCTCATAAAGATTGGTTCAG TCTGGCACAGGGTGTTTGCAAATG CCCTCCCAGACGACCTGCGAAGCCCCATCAGGATTGAGAGGGAAGAGCTACGCAATTTGCATTTCTTCCCCCCGGAATACGGCC aaaaggctgATGGGACTGCTGTGGACATCTTCTCCTTTGGGATGTGTGCACTGGAG ATGGCAGTGCTGGAGATCCAGACTAATGGGGACACACGAGTCTCAGAGGAGGCAATCGTGCGGGCACGACATTCTCTGGATGATCCCAACATGCGG GAGTTCATTCTGTCATGCTTGACCCTCAACCCAGACAAGCGACCAACAGCTAACAACCTGCTCTTCCACCGGGTTCTCTTTGAGGTCCATTCCCTCAAGCTACTGGCAGCACACTGCTTCATCAACAACCAGT ATCTGATGCCAGAGAATGTGGTAGAGGAGAAGATAAAGGAACTGGACCTCAACATGGTGATGGCAGAGATCCGGAGAGAGGGTCGGCCTGGAGCGCAGTGGAG GTACTCAGAGGTCTCCTTCCTTGAACTCGACAAATTCCTAGAAGACGTCAG GAATGGGATTTATCCCCTGATGAACTTCGCTGTTTCCAGACCCCACGCCCTCCCACGTGCActctcccagccccaggaggaCCCTCAGAAAGCCAAGACTCCCACCCCAGAGCCCTTTGATGTGGAGACCAGGAAG GTGGTGCAAATGCAGTGTAACATGGAGCTGAATGAAGACAAGACCCAGTGGCAT CTTACTCTTCTGCTGATCCTGGAGGACAAATTGCATCGACAGTTGAGCTACGACTTGCTGCCCA CTGATAACTCCAAGGACTTGGCCACAGAGCTGGTGCACTATGGATTCATCCATGAG gaCGACTGTGAAAAGCTGGCTAACTTCCTGGAAAACGCTTTCCACAAATACCGGTCTCCTCCCTTGTGA
- the NRBP2 gene encoding nuclear receptor-binding protein 2 isoform X2: MAVPEPDARLAQEKEEESEEESEILEESPCGRWQKRREQVNQGNMPGIQSTFLAMDTEEGVEVVWNELLFTDKKAFKAHEEKIKTMFEQLVLVDHPNIVKLHKYWLDVKDSKVIFITEYVSSGSLKQFLKKTKKNHKAMNARAWKRWCTQILSALSFLHSCEPPIIHGNLTSDTIFIQHNGLIKIGSVWHRVFANALPDDLRSPIRIEREELRNLHFFPPEYGQKADGTAVDIFSFGMCALEMAVLEIQTNGDTRVSEEAIVRARHSLDDPNMREFILSCLTLNPDKRPTANNLLFHRVLFEVHSLKLLAAHCFINNQYLMPENVVEEKIKELDLNMVMAEIRREGRPGAQWRYSEVSFLELDKFLEDVRNGIYPLMNFAVSRPHALPRALSQPQEDPQKAKTPTPEPFDVETRKVVQMQCNMELNEDKTQWHLTLLLILEDKLHRQLSYDLLPTDNSKDLATELVHYGFIHEDDCEKLANFLENAFHKYRSPPL, from the exons GTCAATCAGGGGAACATGCCAGGCATCCAGAGCACCTTCCTTGCCATGGACACAGAGGAGGGTGTGGAGGTGGTGTGGAATGAGCTGCTCTTCACTGACAAGAAGGCCTTTAAAGCACACGAG GAGAAGATCAAGACCATGTTCGAGCAGCTGGTGCTTGTGGATCACCCCAACATCGTAAAGCTTCACAAATACTGGCTGGATGTGAAAGACTCAAAG gTCATCTTCATCACAGAATACGTGTCCTCTGGGAGCCTGAAACAGTTcctgaagaaaaccaagaaaaaccaCAAGGCCATGAATGCCAGG GCCTGGAAGCGCTGGTGCACTCAGATCCTGTCTGCTCTCAG TTTCCTGCACTCCTGTGAGCCTCCTATCATCCATGGCAACCTTACCAGCGACACCATTTTCATCCAGCACAATGGGCTCATAAAGATTGGTTCAG TCTGGCACAGGGTGTTTGCAAATG CCCTCCCAGACGACCTGCGAAGCCCCATCAGGATTGAGAGGGAAGAGCTACGCAATTTGCATTTCTTCCCCCCGGAATACGGCC aaaaggctgATGGGACTGCTGTGGACATCTTCTCCTTTGGGATGTGTGCACTGGAG ATGGCAGTGCTGGAGATCCAGACTAATGGGGACACACGAGTCTCAGAGGAGGCAATCGTGCGGGCACGACATTCTCTGGATGATCCCAACATGCGG GAGTTCATTCTGTCATGCTTGACCCTCAACCCAGACAAGCGACCAACAGCTAACAACCTGCTCTTCCACCGGGTTCTCTTTGAGGTCCATTCCCTCAAGCTACTGGCAGCACACTGCTTCATCAACAACCAGT ATCTGATGCCAGAGAATGTGGTAGAGGAGAAGATAAAGGAACTGGACCTCAACATGGTGATGGCAGAGATCCGGAGAGAGGGTCGGCCTGGAGCGCAGTGGAG GTACTCAGAGGTCTCCTTCCTTGAACTCGACAAATTCCTAGAAGACGTCAG GAATGGGATTTATCCCCTGATGAACTTCGCTGTTTCCAGACCCCACGCCCTCCCACGTGCActctcccagccccaggaggaCCCTCAGAAAGCCAAGACTCCCACCCCAGAGCCCTTTGATGTGGAGACCAGGAAG GTGGTGCAAATGCAGTGTAACATGGAGCTGAATGAAGACAAGACCCAGTGGCAT CTTACTCTTCTGCTGATCCTGGAGGACAAATTGCATCGACAGTTGAGCTACGACTTGCTGCCCA CTGATAACTCCAAGGACTTGGCCACAGAGCTGGTGCACTATGGATTCATCCATGAG gaCGACTGTGAAAAGCTGGCTAACTTCCTGGAAAACGCTTTCCACAAATACCGGTCTCCTCCCTTGTGA
- the NRBP2 gene encoding nuclear receptor-binding protein 2 isoform X5 yields MVNQGNMPGIQSTFLAMDTEEGVEVVWNELLFTDKKAFKAHEEKIKTMFEQLVLVDHPNIVKLHKYWLDVKDSKARVIFITEYVSSGSLKQFLKKTKKNHKAMNARAWKRWCTQILSALSFLHSCEPPIIHGNLTSDTIFIQHNGLIKIGSVWHRVFANALPDDLRSPIRIEREELRNLHFFPPEYGQKADGTAVDIFSFGMCALEMAVLEIQTNGDTRVSEEAIVRARHSLDDPNMREFILSCLTLNPDKRPTANNLLFHRVLFEVHSLKLLAAHCFINNQYLMPENVVEEKIKELDLNMVMAEIRREGRPGAQWRYSEVSFLELDKFLEDVRNGIYPLMNFAVSRPHALPRALSQPQEDPQKAKTPTPEPFDVETRKVVQMQCNMELNEDKTQWHLTLLLILEDKLHRQLSYDLLPTDNSKDLATELVHYGFIHEDDCEKLANFLENAFHKYRSPPL; encoded by the exons GTCAATCAGGGGAACATGCCAGGCATCCAGAGCACCTTCCTTGCCATGGACACAGAGGAGGGTGTGGAGGTGGTGTGGAATGAGCTGCTCTTCACTGACAAGAAGGCCTTTAAAGCACACGAG GAGAAGATCAAGACCATGTTCGAGCAGCTGGTGCTTGTGGATCACCCCAACATCGTAAAGCTTCACAAATACTGGCTGGATGTGAAAGACTCAAAGGCACGG gTCATCTTCATCACAGAATACGTGTCCTCTGGGAGCCTGAAACAGTTcctgaagaaaaccaagaaaaaccaCAAGGCCATGAATGCCAGG GCCTGGAAGCGCTGGTGCACTCAGATCCTGTCTGCTCTCAG TTTCCTGCACTCCTGTGAGCCTCCTATCATCCATGGCAACCTTACCAGCGACACCATTTTCATCCAGCACAATGGGCTCATAAAGATTGGTTCAG TCTGGCACAGGGTGTTTGCAAATG CCCTCCCAGACGACCTGCGAAGCCCCATCAGGATTGAGAGGGAAGAGCTACGCAATTTGCATTTCTTCCCCCCGGAATACGGCC aaaaggctgATGGGACTGCTGTGGACATCTTCTCCTTTGGGATGTGTGCACTGGAG ATGGCAGTGCTGGAGATCCAGACTAATGGGGACACACGAGTCTCAGAGGAGGCAATCGTGCGGGCACGACATTCTCTGGATGATCCCAACATGCGG GAGTTCATTCTGTCATGCTTGACCCTCAACCCAGACAAGCGACCAACAGCTAACAACCTGCTCTTCCACCGGGTTCTCTTTGAGGTCCATTCCCTCAAGCTACTGGCAGCACACTGCTTCATCAACAACCAGT ATCTGATGCCAGAGAATGTGGTAGAGGAGAAGATAAAGGAACTGGACCTCAACATGGTGATGGCAGAGATCCGGAGAGAGGGTCGGCCTGGAGCGCAGTGGAG GTACTCAGAGGTCTCCTTCCTTGAACTCGACAAATTCCTAGAAGACGTCAG GAATGGGATTTATCCCCTGATGAACTTCGCTGTTTCCAGACCCCACGCCCTCCCACGTGCActctcccagccccaggaggaCCCTCAGAAAGCCAAGACTCCCACCCCAGAGCCCTTTGATGTGGAGACCAGGAAG GTGGTGCAAATGCAGTGTAACATGGAGCTGAATGAAGACAAGACCCAGTGGCAT CTTACTCTTCTGCTGATCCTGGAGGACAAATTGCATCGACAGTTGAGCTACGACTTGCTGCCCA CTGATAACTCCAAGGACTTGGCCACAGAGCTGGTGCACTATGGATTCATCCATGAG gaCGACTGTGAAAAGCTGGCTAACTTCCTGGAAAACGCTTTCCACAAATACCGGTCTCCTCCCTTGTGA